The following are from one region of the Nicotiana tomentosiformis chromosome 7, ASM39032v3, whole genome shotgun sequence genome:
- the LOC138895872 gene encoding uncharacterized protein, with translation MNTYNLTDLGFKGSIYTWWSGRAEQDCIFKRLDRCFANMEMQQLWTGVEVEHLSKIGSDHCPLLITCNPDAVQIKKSFIFLSFWIKHESLKSVVRENWQEDFYPNPFILFNHKLKKLKKALSTWSRATYGDIFQKISILEEVVKVHEAQFELRPTLQNRERLQKVQA, from the coding sequence ATGAATACCTATAACTTGACAGATTTGGGGTTCAAAGGAAGTATTTACACTTGGTGGAGTGGAAGAGCTGAACAAGATTGTATTTTCAAGAGGTTGGATAGATGTTTTGCAAATATGGAGATGCAACAACTATGGACAGGAGTGGAAGTTGAACACCTATCAAAAATTGGATCTGATCACTGTCCATTGCTAATCACATGTAATCCAGATGCTGTCCAGATTAAAAAGAGTTTCATATTTCTATCCTTTTGGATAAAGCATGAATCCTTAAAATCAGTGGTAAGGGAGAATTGGCAAGAAGATTTTTATCCTAATCCTTTTATCCTATTCAATCACAAGCTTAAAAAATTGAAGAAGGCTTTGTCAACATGGAGTAGGGCAACATATGGTGATATATTCCAAAAGATTTCAATTCTAGAGGAGGTGGTAAAAGTCCATGAAGCACAATTTGAGCTCAGGCCTACTTTGCAAAATAGGGAAAGATTGCAGAAAGTGCAGGCATAA
- the LOC117273983 gene encoding uncharacterized protein encodes MLDKPVWKLEPRGEFSAKSAWDYARRRRDPSNTYMNIWIKGLPFKVSFFMWKVWKNKLPLDDFFKRLGYLMASKCWCCVLPQEETMTHLFFTSHAARKVWNYFLTVAGINVDRLTFHQATVRCWTLQTVPRLKPIIQAVPSIVVWELWKRRNGYKYGNPASINRVIYQI; translated from the coding sequence ATGCTGGACAAACCTGTGTGGAAACTAGAACCAAGAGGTGAGTTTAGTGCTAAGTCAGCTTGGGATTATGCGAGGAGAAGAAGAGATCCAAGTAATACATATATGAATATATGGATAAAGGGGCTGCCATTCAAAGTTTCATTCTTCATGTGGAAGGTTTGGAAAAACAAGTTGCCATTGGATGATTTCTTCAAAAGGTTGGGCTATTTAATGGCTTCCAAATGTTGGTGTTGTGTGCTGCCACAAGAAGAGACGATGACACACTTGTTCTTCACTTCGCATGCTGCCAGAAAGGTGTGGAATTACTTTCTAACAGTTGCAGGTATTAATGTGGATAGATTGACTTTCCATCAAGCGACTGTAAGATGCTGGACTTTGCAGACAGTTCCAAGGTTGAAACCAATCATTCAAGCTGTACCATCAATCGTAGTGTGGGAATTATGGAAAAGGAGAAATGGCTATAAGTATGGGAATCCTGCTTCTATCAATAGAGTTATATATCAGATTTAA